AAGCATGTCAGAAGTTAGATGACTTCTAGATCAACAGAAACACCTAGGCCGTGGAACTATATATAAAGAAATATTACAAAATAAAACAACAAAAGTTAGTGAcatcaaatatttttttattatatcactgaAAGTAAAAGTCAGTTATTTCTTTTTGATGTTGACCTACATATAAAGAACAAACTGTTGTAGAATACATTGTAGGATTTAAGCCTAAGCACACATATTCTCAAATAATTCAATACTAACATCAATTATAAATAAGAAACTTACTCCTCATCTTCATTCACCCTGAACTCATTGAACATCTTCAAAATGCCATCGACGCTGGGAGAACGCGGGAGCCCAACAAGCTGTAAGTCACCAGGCAAGGATATAAGTATGAAGGATACATAGATCACATACGGTACACTAACTATGAAGGTATAATATCAAGGGCAGTTCAAGGGAGCTAATTCATATCACTGAAAAATTTCGAAAAAGTTAAATTAACATTATATTAGGATCAAAGAATTCCCAATCGAGTTAGTGCCAGAAGAGGTTTACAAGAAATGTAGATGATGAGTTTGATTCTAAACTCCCCTGCTCCACACCTTTGCTTAAAAAATATATCAACTAACTGAAAATATAAGATAGTTTCATTTAAGATTATAGGATGGACTTAGAGCTAAATATATGATGTGTACCTGGTTAGAAACTTGTACAGTGAAGATTATATAAAACGAGGTGAAGAGTTTAATTTAGTAAAACAGAAATTCGAGTACCTTTGATGAATTTGTTACATATTCTCTATCATTCAAAAGTTGAGTCTTGAGTGCCTGTGGTATTTCAATACTCAACTTATTTTCCTCCATTATTAAAGGATCCTCCTGATAAATAACAAAAATTGAAATAGCATTTAACTGACTGAAAAATAAAATGTAAGAAACAATTAAAATATGAGTCTATCCAAGATCTAAAagataataattattattaatataaaataaggCACAAGATATAATGGATAGCACAAAAATTGAGTGACATTGGTGATCTAACAATAAAAATATCACTAGATATTATCACAGCATTAACAACATCATGAAAATATGCACTTGTCATTTTTAAATAACAATTGAGAGCATAATTAACTTGAAACCATCAACCTCTTGTAATCAAAGTGTTAGTCTTTTATCATTGTTTGAACCTCGAATGGCAAAAATACTTTACATTCTTGGAGTTCATTTCGGTCTTTCTCAAAAATTGGATTATAACTCAAGAACCTTCACTTTTATCTTACTAAGAATATGACAATTATTATTTGCATACCACCTCAAGGTGTATCTTGGAACCACCTCTTGTTGCATGTGACCATAACATAggtattaatattaattaaaagaaGGCGAGGTTGAAACAAATACAAAATATTTGTGCATATAAATATACCATAGCTGATCTACCACGCTTCCCCAAGTGCTTTTGAGAACATTCTTCACTAAATTTCTTGAGGAGTTGAGCATCTAATATCCATTCATCGTACCTGTGAGTTTGAAAGTTTTTAACAATGTTCTAGGAGGAGGCTAACATGCTTAAAAAGCAAGCTATTAGAaaaaatatgaacataaaatagtTGAACAAACATTGAACTAAAGAACTTTTCATGAGCATGTAACCCACTCAATAATATTCAAATTAGCtattataacaataataaataagataataatggATTTAACATAATATAAAGACTACTATAATTGATCTAATTACAAGAACACAAACGTATTAAGGAAAGAAATTATAGAACAaaaaatttattagaaaaaagTATTTTATTCTCAATGTAAGGTGCTTCCTCTTACTAACCTTTTATTCCAACCCTGCACATATAAAGTGACAATAGGTtattaaaaaatgattaatactaataatattcattgctCATGAAAAAATACAAGGTTTTAATAAAGCAATACTCACAATATAATGAACCCAATATGTCCATGCCTCTATTTGTTTCTCGTATTCAACCTTGCGCACCTATAAAGAAAATAGAATTTATACCTTTTTTATTGCAAAAGCAAACCAAAAGAATGTTAAAGATGCAAAGGCAATAAAAGCACAAAGATGACTGACCAATTGCTCAAATATATGCAGCAAGGTGGTAAATAGCTTACGGAATCACGCTATATtaatgataaaagaaaaaataaatatgcaaCAATGACTTTCATGAGGAGCTAAAACTAAATACCTTAGTGCACATTTCATGTATTTGGACATAGTCACTATAGTATAAGTGCACAGAAAAAATCAACATCTTTGGGATTTAATCCTCAAATTGTGATGTTTGATATGATGTTTGCCAAATAAGCACTTTGACAACTTCAAAGTATGTATTAACTTCTTGAAATAATGTGAATCCTCTTGAGGACAATAAGAGAACTTCAAAGTATGTATTAACTTCTTCAAATAATGTGACGATACAATAAGAGAATTGTGAAATAACAATGCATCAATTATTTTCCCT
This sequence is a window from Apium graveolens cultivar Ventura unplaced genomic scaffold, ASM990537v1 ctg6783, whole genome shotgun sequence. Protein-coding genes within it:
- the LOC141703576 gene encoding protein MRG1-like, coding for MGRSNSGVSGDSLTNSLYLEGEKVLAFYGGKWYPAKVRKVEYEKQIEAWTYWVHYIGWNKRYDEWILDAQLLKKFSEECSQKHLGKRGRSAMEDPLIMEENKLSIEIPQALKTQLLNDREYVTNSSKLVDIFFKQRCGAGEFRIKLIIYISCKPLLALTRLGIL